In the genome of Paenibacillus pabuli, one region contains:
- a CDS encoding undecaprenyl-diphosphatase, with product MNQSVFNWINQFADRIPFLDWFMITSAEYAVWVMIGLLVIVWFLGNPSKQRIVFYACVASIIALVLAKWGISPMVGHPRPFMEGTVHQLVPHVPDPSFPSKHASFVFALAAASFFIGRRFGMWMLLLAVLTGVSRVYVGVHYPGDILGGFILGSLVSVILIATRNYTKSIPDFFINIHRRIFR from the coding sequence ATGAATCAATCTGTATTTAATTGGATCAACCAGTTTGCTGACCGTATTCCGTTTCTGGACTGGTTTATGATTACATCAGCTGAATATGCGGTTTGGGTTATGATCGGACTTCTTGTGATTGTGTGGTTTCTTGGCAACCCGTCGAAGCAACGAATTGTGTTTTATGCGTGTGTAGCTTCGATCATAGCACTTGTTCTGGCCAAATGGGGAATTTCCCCTATGGTAGGTCATCCAAGGCCGTTCATGGAAGGCACGGTGCATCAACTGGTTCCGCATGTGCCAGATCCATCTTTTCCAAGTAAACATGCTTCCTTTGTATTTGCGCTAGCTGCAGCTTCGTTTTTTATTGGACGCCGCTTCGGTATGTGGATGCTGTTGCTTGCTGTGCTGACAGGAGTCTCGCGTGTCTATGTTGGTGTACATTATCCTGGAGATATCCTGGGCGGATTTATTCTGGGCAGCCTGGTCAGTGTAATCTTGATTGCTACGCGTAATTATACCAAGTCG